AAACAATGTCATCCATGTGCTCAATCTGAAGTCATTTGGGTGTTGAGTTCTCATCATATGGACTTATATGTAGAATTATTCTCTTTTGTTTTGCCATATTTTTGTGATAGATAATTCTATAGATTTTCCTTCTCTCTCCAAACTATTATTATGTTgagatctcttttttttttttgataaggtaaactAAAAACTAGAAATATTTTGCAGGCCCACCTGGATCAGGGAAAGGAACGCAATCTCCTATCATTAAAGATGAGTATTGCTTGTGTCATTTAGCCACTGGGGACATGCTGAGAGCTGCTGTTGCTGCCAAAACGCCTTTGGGCATTAAGGCGAAGGAGGCCATGGATAAGGTCACATTGGGTGTTTATTTTGATTATTATTATGGTTTTCTGACTACCCTGCTTCTTTCAAGTTTCAACTAGAGAATACAAGAGAGAACACATTGGTTTTCCTTTCCTCAGTAAAATTGTTTTTGTACTATCTTTTCAGGGAGAACTTGTTTCTGATGACTTGGTTGTTGGTATCATAGACGAAGCACTAAAGAAGCCGTCATGTCAAAAAGGATTCATTCTTGATGGATTCCCTAGGACTGTGGTGCAAGCAGAAAAGGTTTTTTTCCTGTTAATCCATGACTATTTATGCTTATATTGTCTTTATGTTCAATTCTTGCCAGCTTTGAATCTTTGTAGTAGGAAATCATGTCGTTCTCTGCTTATTGCAGCTTGATGAGATGCTTCAAAATCGAGGGACTAAAATTGATAAGGTCCTTAATTTTGCGATTGATGATGCCATCTTGGAGGAGAGAATTACCGGACGTTGGATCCACCCAGCTAGTGGTCGTTCATACCATACAAAATTTGCACCTCCAAAAGTACCTGGGGTAGATGATGTAAGATAATACTgtcaaaatttatttatttaattggtCTGTTCTGATAATACTGTTGTTCCTCtctaacttatcaaaaataaagaagaagtcTTTTTGCTGAAGTAGTTCATTGTAATGTGTCTGCAAAGACTGAGCAATTGTTTGTTTACAATTTTATAATCGTTATTGTCTGCTATGCAACTTATATTCTGTCAGAAAAACTTAGTTTCATAACTTTCTATATTAAGGACTTtctccacaaaaaaaaaaaggaagctcTGACATCTGAatctaattaaattttatttgtcTTCATGAAGGTCACTGGAGAGCCTTTGATACAACGTAAAGATGATACTTCTGCTGTTCTCAAGTCAAGGCTGGAAGGCTTCCATAGGCAAACTGAGCCGGTAAATAGCTGTTTATCTCTTCTGATTGTGGGAGAaaggggaaaaaaggaaaaatcatctGTTTATCTAGTTGCTTTGGTAGAGAATTGATCTCAATCTAATATTCAAGCCCTGAATGAACTGAGTAGGTAGGATTCCTTTGGGGAAAGTATGTCCAGACTAAGAATTGCATTTGGGAATCTAACATAATGTATACGAGATTTGGCAACATTTACCACTCTGTCACTCGAAGTGTTGAAAAGAGAGATTTTTCAGTTTGCAATTGATTATAGCCTTTCATTTTAGGACAAAGATTATATACACAGGGTATAGCAGTCATTTGACCTAATAATGTTTGTTTATTTTAGTTCAATACATGTGAAAGCCAATGATCCATTTTTGTTGTCTGTTTGGGCTCTACTTTAGTCTCTGTCTCATGCTAAAGCTGTTTTGTTTTAATGTACAGGTCATTGACTACTACGCCAAGAAGGGTAATGTAGTGAATCTTCCTGCGGAGAAACCACCACAGATGGTCACAAATGAAGTCAAGAAAGCTCTCTCCTGATCGAAGGATGCCAAACTTTTTTGTTTAAAGGCTAGAAAATTGAACTCTGAATTTTGGTTTAACCCGTTATATTTCTAGGTGACTGACTTGGCTATTTATCTTTTATGGCACTAGGTTGGTACCAACCCCTTATGAACATCACAAAGATggtgtatttattttatttttaacattGAAATCTAGTGAGCTTTTGCAGAGTGCCGTAGGAATTTGCACAAAGTTATTACTCTTTTGAGCCAGATTGAATTCAGAGGAGTGTAACAGAAGATGCAAAGTAGGAGCCACGATTTTCGAGTGTGTGGGAGGGTAACTGAAACGGCTTCTGGGTTCTGGAAATGTTATTTTCA
This DNA window, taken from Nicotiana tabacum cultivar K326 chromosome 4, ASM71507v2, whole genome shotgun sequence, encodes the following:
- the LOC107800414 gene encoding adenylate kinase 4 — protein: MSTSVNLEDVPSESLMSELLRRMRCSSKPDKRLILIGPPGSGKGTQSPIIKDEYCLCHLATGDMLRAAVAAKTPLGIKAKEAMDKGELVSDDLVVGIIDEALKKPSCQKGFILDGFPRTVVQAEKLDEMLQNRGTKIDKVLNFAIDDAILEERITGRWIHPASGRSYHTKFAPPKVPGVDDVTGEPLIQRKDDTSAVLKSRLEGFHRQTEPVIDYYAKKGNVVNLPAEKPPQMVTNEVKKALS